In a genomic window of Ranitomeya imitator isolate aRanImi1 chromosome 5, aRanImi1.pri, whole genome shotgun sequence:
- the LOC138638314 gene encoding G-protein coupled receptor 171-like, which translates to MADATNSSSFTCEVNKDLEPFTYFYWLIFLVGFFGSCFALWAFTWKDNNQKCLSVYLINLLIADFLLTLVLPFKIVVDMGQASWKLKIFHCQVSACIIYINMYISIIFLGFVSMDRCLQTIQSSKLYQIQKRGFARMLSAVVWALVLSIMLPNMMIPIKDIPERDIVGCIDFKTVIGRDWHVLSNFISIAIFFNFSAIILISNCITIKKLYTNEDCEEANNIKAALVKIFLVTAGYIICFLPYHIVRIPYTLSQNDVITDCHLKQVLFYAKESTLLLSVSNLCFDPIVYYHFSNNFRSKISKTFSLKRQERAVIGGENAIERAV; encoded by the coding sequence ATGGCGGACGCAACAAACAGCTCTTCTTTTACTTGCGAAGTGAACAAAGACTTGGAACCATTCACGTATTTTTATTGGTTGATATTTCTGGTTGGATTTTTCGGAAGCTGCTTCGCATTGTGGGCATTCACGTGGAAAGACAACAACCAGAAATGTTTGAGCGTGTACCTCATTAACCTTTTAATAGCTGATTTCCTGCTgacattggttttaccatttaAAATAGTCGTGGACATGGGTCAAGCATCTTGGAAGTTGAAGATCTTCCATTGTCAGGTATCCGCTTGCATCATTTACATCAACATGTACATTTCTATTATTTTCTTGGGATTTGTCAGCATGGACCGCTGTCTCCAAACCATACAGAGCTCAAAACTGTACCAAATACAGAAACGAGGATTTGCACGAATGTTGTCGGCAGTAGTCTGGGCTCTTGTTCTGTCCATAATGCTACCAAACATGATGATACCCATAAAAGATATCCCAGAACGCGACATTGTCGGCTGCATTGACTTTAAAACAGTTATCGGCAGAGACTGGCACGTACTCAGCAACTTCATCAGCATAGCCATATTTTTTAACTTCTCTGCAATCATTTTGATATCGAATTGCATCACTATTAAGAAACTTTACACCAATGAGGACTGTGAAGAAGCTAACAACATCAAAGCAGCGCTGGTCAAGATCTTTCTTGTGACAGCAGGATACATCATATGTTTCCTTCCTTACCACATTGTCCGGATCCCATACACCTTGAGTCAAAATGATGTGATCACAGACTGCCACCTAAAACAAGTGCTCTTCTACGCCAAGGAGTCAACGCTTTTACTCTCGGTATCAAATCTTTGTTTTGACCCTATTGTGTATTATCACTTTTCGAACAACTTCAGGTCTAAAATAAGCAAAACATTCTCCTTAAAGAGACAGGAAAGAGCTGTGATTGGAGGAGAGAATGCTATCGAGAGAGCCGTGTAG